Below is a genomic region from Sinobacterium norvegicum.
GATTTAAAAATTCCGCCTATTCTATAGACAATTCAACACTATTACACTTTCAACGCCTAACTTTCTCGCCGCTGACGCGATCAAAGGGTAGCACTATTGATTAAAGCAACACCATCAGCGAGGGATTTAACCAACAAACTGCAACTTTTATGGCTAATCTTGGTCATAAATAATACTTATCAACAAAAAAAGCATCGGATGCCTCTTATGATCAGCCTCATTGCCAAGCTATACAATCAGTGGCGCGACCTTGCCTCATCACTACTCTCTCCCCTCAGAGGTCTGCCCGCCTTAGGCTTGCGACTCTATCTCGCCCCTATATTTATTGCCGCCGGCCTGCATAAGCTGCACAACATCGAAGACATCGCCGCCTGGTTTGGCAACCCCGACTGGGGCTTGGGTCTGCCGGCGCCGATGCTAATGGCCGTACTTGCCACTTTTACCGAATTGGTCGGCGGCCTGCTACTGTTGGTTGGTGCCGCTACACGGCTGATCAGCATACCGCTGATCGTCACGATGTTAGTCGCCATCTTTAGTGTGCACCTGCCCAATGGCTGGTTTGCCATTGCACCCAGCAACCCAGAAACCAGCACCGCTGCTATCCTCGCCCCTATCGGCTTTCCCGGTGCTGCGGAGAGCCTGACCAATAGTGAGCAAGTCGGCGAGCGTCTCAGCGCAGCCAAGAACCTGCTGCGAGAGCACGGTAACTATGATTGGCTGACCGGCAAGGGTGGCATTGTTATTCTCAACAACGGCATCGAATTCGCCACCACTTATCTATTAATGCTACTGGCGTTAATGCAGCTCGGCGGTGGCCGCTATGTCAGCATCGATTACTGGCTGGCCAGACGTTTCCGACAGCCCGAAAGTTAGCCAAGGCAGCGGTTAAATTAAGCGTGGGCTCTGACAGTCCACAAAATAGCAGGCAATAAAAAAGGCCTAGAAAGTCAACTTTCTAGGCCTTTAAAATTAATGGTAGCAAGAGGCGGATTTGAACCGCCGACCCCATCATTATGAGTGATGTGCTCTAACCAGCTGAGCTATCTTGCCACTAAACAGTCTTTGCAGAATCATGCTCCGCACTGTTAATGTGTCGCGCATTTTACCGATTAGCGAGACAGAGTCAAGCGCTGACCGTGAGTTTTATTGCGCTTTTTTGTCAAATTAATTGTCTACACAAAAGCGGCTCAATCATCAAAAAATGATTGGCCACTGACAACCGCTATATCGACACTTAAACGTTGAACAGGAAGTTCAATAAATCACCGTCCTTAACAATATACTCCTTACCCTCAGCGCGCAGCTTACCGGCCTCCTTACAACCGCTCTCGCCGTTATAAGCGATAAAGTCATCGTAGGCCATGGTTTCCGCTCGGATAAAGCCACGTTCGAAGTCTGTGTGGATAACGCCGGCCGCCTGAGGGGCTGTAGCACCCACTGGCACAGTCCAAGCACGCACTTCTTTCACGCCTGCAGTAAAATACGTTTGCAGCCCCAGCAGCTCATAACCGGCACGAATCACCCGGTTCAGACCCGGCTCTTCCATACCCATTTCCTCGAGGAACATGGCGATGTCATCCTCGTCATCCAACTCGGCAATATCGGCCTCCAGCGCATTACACACCGGGACCACCACCGAGTTTTCTGCCGCCGCAATAGCGCGAACAACATCGAGGTGCGGGTTATTTTCAAAACCGTCTTCGGCAACGTTGGCTATATACATGGTCGGCTTGCAGGTCAACATGTGCAGACCTGGCAGCACGGCCAACTCATCATCAGTCATCGCCAGAGAGCGAATCGGCTTGGCCTGCTCAAGGTGTGGGATGATTTTTTCGATCAACGCCATCTGGCTGACGGCCAGCTTATCACCACCCTTAACCGAGCGTCTGAGTCGTAGCACCTGTTTTTCTAGGCTGTCCAAATCGGCCATACACAACTCGGTATTGATGATGTCGATGTCGGCGGCAGGATCAATTTTATTGGCAACATGAATCACATTCGGGTCTTCAAAACAGCGTACAACATGAGCTATAGCATCTGTTTCACGGATATTGGCCAAAAACTTGTTACCCAAGCCCTCACCCTTGGAGGCACCGGCAACCAGACCGGCAATATCAACAAACTCCATGGTTGCTGCAATACACTTCTGCGGGTTAACAATGGCGGCAATAGCGTCCTGACGAGGATCGGGGATGGTCACCGTACCCTCGTTGGGTTCAATGGTACAAAACGGGAAGTTTTCCGCCGCGATACCATTCTTGGTCAAGGCGTTAAACAGGGTAGATTTACCGACGTTGGGTAGACCAACTATGCCGCAATTAATAGCC
It encodes:
- the ychF gene encoding redox-regulated ATPase YchF — encoded protein: MAINCGIVGLPNVGKSTLFNALTKNGIAAENFPFCTIEPNEGTVTIPDPRQDAIAAIVNPQKCIAATMEFVDIAGLVAGASKGEGLGNKFLANIRETDAIAHVVRCFEDPNVIHVANKIDPAADIDIINTELCMADLDSLEKQVLRLRRSVKGGDKLAVSQMALIEKIIPHLEQAKPIRSLAMTDDELAVLPGLHMLTCKPTMYIANVAEDGFENNPHLDVVRAIAAAENSVVVPVCNALEADIAELDDEDDIAMFLEEMGMEEPGLNRVIRAGYELLGLQTYFTAGVKEVRAWTVPVGATAPQAAGVIHTDFERGFIRAETMAYDDFIAYNGESGCKEAGKLRAEGKEYIVKDGDLLNFLFNV
- a CDS encoding HvfX family Cu-binding RiPP maturation protein; this translates as MISLIAKLYNQWRDLASSLLSPLRGLPALGLRLYLAPIFIAAGLHKLHNIEDIAAWFGNPDWGLGLPAPMLMAVLATFTELVGGLLLLVGAATRLISIPLIVTMLVAIFSVHLPNGWFAIAPSNPETSTAAILAPIGFPGAAESLTNSEQVGERLSAAKNLLREHGNYDWLTGKGGIVILNNGIEFATTYLLMLLALMQLGGGRYVSIDYWLARRFRQPES